One stretch of Cryptosporidium parvum Iowa II chromosome 3, whole genome shotgun sequence DNA includes these proteins:
- a CDS encoding amino acid transporter, 11 transmembrane domain protein — protein sequence MSDTSSKQVTLNDINQVVEISIGKNKQKNEKILGSFSKNELTHMGIGFITVFKAAIGTGILFSPKGVVNTGYILSALIMFYYWVLNVLSTFLLMQCADRVNGNYSSIAMHAMGKFGKFLLEFSLISTAISFGSIYVTFITNNIQDIIAGIHNCSPEYLNYGSALITFLQLIIYIPLVSARKIQSLAPVILFSNLALITAITLVLVQSFHTLIRSHSKSSFYNIPAISDVSNIPGFVGTAAYLWVCAPVTLSYYSSINNQREKRFFTWIYLLAIFVVFIFALTFTYLCAFAYGESTLSAITLNLPFTPVAMGGKILYSVSVLLSLPLMVYPMKEIFSKYSSGLSQKILPKSEIELKEENPTKRESLNKSNSTISMENASVNEHVIVSCEKSEADFLEEDRPFPPNFDCTNNCNLKEIKHIKQKKLKAEIFEVQKENILPSFWMMISCIFITFLGYILHDSLSNLINLIGGLFCVPLNILLPALFHFIIFRKEIGIKLIIIDFLLIISGIFTSILVIWYSILNWSNENPTICTMKNSEGFK from the coding sequence ATGAGTGACACTTCCTCAAAACAGGTCACGCTTAATGATATAAATCAAGTAGTGGAAATAAGTATAGGTAAAAATAAGcaaaaaaatgagaaaatACTGGGTAGCTTctcaaaaaatgaattaacaCACATGGGAATAGGGTTCATTACTGTATTTAAAGCAGCAATAGGAACCGGAATTTTGTTTTCACCAAAAGGAGTAGTTAATACGGGATATATTTTGAGCGCGCTAATCATGTTTTACTATTGGGTTTTGAATGTATTATCTACATTTCTTTTAATGCAATGTGCAGATAGAGTGAATGGGAATTACTCTTCCATTGCAATGCATGCAATGGGCAAATTTGGAAAGtttttattggaattttCATTGATTTCAACTGCAATTTCATTCGGCTCAATATATGTAACATTTATCACAAACAATATACAAGATATTATTGCAGGAATCCACAATTGCTCACCAGAATATTTAAACTATGGATCAGCtcttattacttttttgCAATTGATTATATACATTCCATTGGTATCAGCCAGAAAAATACAATCCCTTGCTCCTGTAATACTATTTTCGAACCTTGCTTTAATAACAGCAATTACTTTAGTTCTTGTACAATCATTTCACACATTAATCAGAAGCCACTCAAAAAGCTCCTTTTATAATATTCCTGCAATTTCGGATGTATCAAATATTCCAGGATTTGTTGGAACTGCTGCATATTTATGGGTTTGCGCTCCAGTTACGCTTTCATACTATTCTTctataaataatcaaagaGAAAAGAGATTTTTTACATGGATATATTTATTGGCCATTTTTGTAGTTTTCATATTTGCTCTCACATTCACATATCTTTGTGCGTTTGCATATGGTGAAAGTACTCTTTCTGCAATCACCTTAAACCTACCATTTACTCCAGTTGCGATGGGTGGTAAAATTCTCTATTCAGTAAGTGTATTACTATCATTGCCACTAATGGTTTATCCGATGAAagaaattttttcaaaatattcatctGGTTTATCTCAAAAAATTCTTCCAAAATCCGAAATTGAATTGAAGGAAGAAAATCCAACTAAACGAGAGTCTCTAAATAAGAGTAACTCTACCATTTCAATGGAAAATGCTAGTGTAAATGAACACGTAATTGTATCTTGCGAAAAATCAGAGGCAGATTTCTTAGAAGAGGATCGTCCATTCCCACCAAATTTTGATTGCACTAATAATtgtaatttaaaagaaatcaaGCACATTAAACAGAAAAAACTCAAAGCCGAAATATTTGAGGtccaaaaagaaaatatactGCCATCTTTTTGGATGATGATATCTTGcatatttattacttttttgGGTTATATTTTGCATGATTCGCTTAGCAatctaattaatttaattggaGGACTGTTTTGTGTTCCATTAAACATTTTACTTCCTGCATTATttcatttcattattttcagaaaggaaattggaattaaattaatcatAATCGATTTTCTACTTATTATTTCTGGCATATTTACTTCAATTTTAGTAATTTGGTACTCTATACTAAATTGGAGTAATGAAAATCCAACCATTTGTACAATGAAGAATTCCGAAGGGTTTAAATAG
- a CDS encoding hypothetical protein (cryptosporidium 'FGLN' family of putative secreted proteins having signal peptides) gives MISKILFLSILILIYLSIFVDSASKDPPRKASEVLESSPGLSTQSENKDAHSQETTSLGTTPSNTATNLQSKTIQLIVSKKPVDISEPLADLIAKFLVENAEILVILEFETRSLCFNNIYLSKFWSSLNKITSNEHTLIKGLVNFWDEENDSVPNKIVEYMVRSHKDYKRVILKDYRRLKVSRHKLMLNNLNIFKCSNLKNAFALLILIFEGNDEDTFSVLLLFLLICSARIVEGNSFKEKFEFVIRNKKKSASSISLIGGRNIESRIKKFHEAMTSSRILLSSVDPVLFPLDMDRISIEEFGFRFCTALMELALLERLDLSSKYLLFFFTSRMTQTSEVLLSLDLYNIIAKRNTNPKKILAIFLYDADTFNEVRKKTLTFHNLDLINLKNNLEECFKMKEENSLLREIKIETDYQRKTRKKKGC, from the coding sequence atgataagcaaaatattatttttatcgatattaatactaatatatttaagtaTTTTTGTTGACTCTGCATCTAAAGATCCTCCTAGGAAAGCTAGCGAAGTCCTGGAAAGTAGTCCTGGCTTAAGCACACAAAGCGAAAATAAAGATGCGCATTCGCAAGAAACAACTTCATTAGGCACAACACCATCTAATACAGCGACTAACCTTCAAAGTAAAACTATTCAACTAATAGTTAGTAAAAAACCTGTGGACATTTCTGAACCTTTAGCAGATTTAATAGCTAAATTTTTGGTTGAAAATGCGGAAATATTAGTTATTTTAGAATTCGAGACAAGATCATTGtgttttaataatatttacttaTCTAAATTTTGGTCAAGCCTGAACAAAATCACTTCAAATGAACATACACTTATTAAAGGGCTAGTAAATTTTTGGGACGAGGAAAATGATTCTGTACCAAATAAAATTGTCGAATATATGGTTAGAAGCCATAAAGATTATAAAAGAGTTATATTGAAGGATTATAGGAGGCTCAAAGTTTCAAGACATAAATTAAtgttaaataatttaaatattttcaaatgttcaaatttgaaaaacGCATTtgcattattaatattaatttttgaaggGAATGATGAAGATACTTTTTCTGttttattactatttttattgatttgCTCAGCACGTATTGTTGAAGGTAATagttttaaagaaaaattcgAATTTGTTATaagaaacaaaaagaaaagtgCTTCTTCAATTAGTCTTATTGGAGGtagaaatattgaaagtCGGATAAAAAAGTTTCATGAGGCTATGACCTCTTCTAGAATATTACTATCTAGTGTTGATCCTGTTTTGTTTCCATTAGATATGGATAGAATTTCGATTGAAGAGTTTGGCTTTAGGTTTTGCACTGCACTGATGGAATTAGCGTTACTTGAACGACTGGATTTATCTAGCaaatatttgttatttttctttaccTCTAGAATGACTCAAACTTCAGAGGTACTTTTGTCACTTGATCTTTATAATATCATTGCAAAAAGAAATACAAATCccaaaaaaattttagcaatatttctttatgATGCTGATACGTTCAACGAGgttagaaaaaaaacattgACTTTTCATAACTTagatttgattaatttgaaaaataacCTTGAAGAATGTTTTAAAATGAAGGAGGAAAATTCCCTATTGagagaaataaaaatcGAAACAGATTatcaaagaaaaacaagaaaaaaaaagggaTGCTAA